Proteins from a genomic interval of Sugiyamaella lignohabitans strain CBS 10342 chromosome C, complete sequence:
- a CDS encoding gephyrin, producing MFRVHLIIVSDTCSKDPSKDRVIPAVSEIINLRSDEYVLKGTSIIPDEKTFIQSEISSVARDSKIDLIITSGGTGFGVRDVTPEAVAPLLDRQAPGLVQMMIQESLKITPMAALSRPVAGVMGKCIVITLPGSPKGACENLTSIFPILSHALSLACGSSATPHGVSQKLQNVNSSHDVGHHKHNHPHNGACEHSHKGPKFYNRSNDLSRPVTERARQSPYPMISVDEALDVINATVPTPRVEERNIDQTLIGYVIAENIYSTVNVPGYRASIVDGYAVGNYSFPNTYDVSDISHANSLASSTRLESNTIVRVTTGAPVPNGTFAVIPVESTYVESSRVDSNGKEEEARVFIDVDEIVKEGDNIREPGSDVEINDLILSEGTEITAVGGEIGLLSSVGLRTVNVYRKPIIGIMSTGDEVVDPSSCSSLIGGQVWDSNRPSLITACKGNNFEVVDLGIVEDVANRLESSIRQAYSKRGVDIIITTGGVSMGELDLLKPTIERALNGIIHFGRVAMKPGKPTTFGSFGNKLIFGLPGNPASALVTFHLFVLPCLRLWSGRSKNRYKLPTVKVKLGEAFYLDPRPEYQRAKILQNDDGCLIAYSTGRQRSSRVGSMYTANGLLCLPSSTNQSSPILPEGNVIEAIMIGPL from the coding sequence ATGTTCAGGGTTCACTTGATCATAGTCTCAGATACATGCAGCAAAGATCCATCTAAAGACAGAGTAATTCCAGCTGTAAGTGAGATCATTAATCTTAGAAGCGACGAATATGTTTTGAAAGGAACCTCTATCATTCCCGATGAGAAAACCTTTATCCAGTCTGAAATATCTTCAGTGGCCAGAGATAGCAAAATTGATTTGATCATAACTTCAGGAGGAACTGGCTTTGGGGTAAGAGATGTAACCCCTGAGGCGGTTGCCCCTCTTTTGGACCGCCAAGCTCCTGGTCTGGTTCAAATGATGATCCAAGAATCTCTGAAAATCACACCAATGGCAGCTCTTTCTAGACCAGTTGCAGGTGTGATGGGAAAATGTATCGTAATAACATTGCCAGGTTCTCCGAAAGGAGCTTGCGAAAACCTGACCTCTATTTTCCCAATCCTCTCTCATGCCTTGAGTTTAGCGTGTGGATCAAGTGCGACTCCCCATGGAGTCAGCCAGAAGTTACAAAATGTGAATTCAAGCCACGATGTTGGCCATCACAAGCATAATCATCCACATAATGGTGCCTGCGAGCATTCTCACAAAGGACCAAAATTCTATAACAGATCCAATGACCTTTCGCGTCCTGTTACCGAGCGGGCGAGACAGTCACCGTATCCAATGATCTCAGTAGATGAGGCACTGGATGTTATCAATGCGACGGTCCCCACACCAAGAGTCGAGGAGCGTAATATTGATCAGACATTAATTGGTTATGTTATTGCggaaaatatatattctaCAGTCAATGTACCGGGATACAGAGCAAGCATTGTAGATGGCTATGCTGTTGGTAACTACAGCTTTCCAAACACGTATGATGTGTCCGATATCTCGCATGCTAACTCACTTGCATCAAGTACAAGGTTAGAGTCAAATACGATTGTACGCGTGACCACGGGAGCTCCAGTTCCAAATGGAACATTTGCAGTGATTCCTGTTGAGAGCACATATGTAGAATCTTCCAGAGTAGATTCGAATGGCAAGGAGGAAGAAGCAAGGGTGTTTATAGATGTTGACGAGATCGTAAAAGAAGGTGATAACATACGAGAGCCTGGTAGCGATGTGGAGATCAATGATTTGATACTCAGCGAGGGCACTGAGATCACTGCTGTAGGCGGTGAAATTGGACTTCTCTCGAGCGTGGGTCTCCGTACCGTCAACGTATATCGCAAACCGATTATTGGTATTATGTCGACAGGTGACGAGGTTGTTGacccttcttcttgttcatcACTTATTGGCGGTCAAGTCTGGGATAGTAATAGACCGTCATTAATCACAGCTTGTAAAGGGAATAACTTTGAGGTTGTAGACTTAGGgattgttgaagatgttgcGAATAGGCTGGAATCTTCGATTCGACAAGCATATTCGAAAAGAGGtgttgatattatcatAACCACAGGAGGTGTATCAATGGGCGAATTAGATTTATTAAAGCCAACGATCGAACGGGCGTTGAATGGAATAATTCATTTTGGAAGAGTGGCAATGAAACCGGGAAAGCCAACCACATTTGGGAGCTTTGGAAATAAACTTATTTTTGGGCTCCCTGGAAACCCTGCTTCGGCTCTAGTGACTTTCCATTTGTTCGTCCTGCCGTGTCTTAGGCTTTGGTCTGGTCGCTCTAAAAATCGGTATAAACTACCAACTGTGAAGGTAAAACTTGGTGAAGCCTTCTACCTTGATCCAAGGCCTGAATATCAAAGAGCTAAAATACTACAGAACGATGATGGTTGTCTTATAGCTTATAGTACTGGTCGACAGCGTAGTAGTAGAGTTGGTAGCATGTATACGGCAAACGGATTGCTGTGCTTACCATCTTCTACTAATCAAAGCTCACCTATACTTCCGGAGGGAAATGTCATTGAAGCAATAATGATAGGTCCGCTTTAA
- a CDS encoding arginine--tRNA ligase (Arginyl-tRNA synthetase; the authentic, non-tagged protein is detected in highly purified mitochondria in high-throughput studies; YDR341C has a paralog, MSR1, that arose from the whole genome duplication; GO_component: GO:0005737 - cytoplasm [Evidence IEA,IEA,IEA]; GO_component: GO:0005739 - mitochondrion [Evidence IDA] [PMID 14576278]; GO_component: GO:0005739 - mitochondrion [Evidence IDA] [PMID 16823961]; GO_function: GO:0005524 - ATP binding [Evidence IEA,IEA]; GO_function: GO:0004812 - aminoacyl-tRNA ligase activity [Evidence IEA,IEA]; GO_function: GO:0004814 - arginine-tRNA ligase activity [Evidence IEA,IEA]; GO_function: GO:0004814 - arginine-tRNA ligase activity [Evidence IDA] [PMID 9622124]; GO_function: GO:0016874 - ligase activity [Evidence IEA]; GO_function: GO:0000166 - nucleotide binding [Evidence IEA,IEA]; GO_process: GO:0006420 - arginyl-tRNA aminoacylation [Evidence IEA]; GO_process: GO:0006420 - arginyl-tRNA aminoacylation [Evidence IDA] [PMID 9622124]; GO_process: GO:0006418 - tRNA aminoacylation for protein translation [Evidence IEA]; GO_process: GO:0006412 - translation [Evidence IEA]): protein MSELHTLTERLNSLGLGSALTPFPGSDPVNNPFDLFRSYISEELSKITGVSRDLVYPALEWTNTPDRGDLVIPIPRLRVKGTPPIELAKKWAAEFPENSYLKAVVANGPFIQFFFNPSVLFNLVLKDILTLNDDFGNSTIGKGKRTVVEFSSPNIAKPFHAGHLRSTIIGGFISNLHEKLGYEVIRLNYLGDWGKQFGILAVGFKRYGSEQELESNPINHLFNVYVRINKDIEAEKEASTNAYYEDHPNEKPQEKVEVEEKKPQEIKKGDKKPELATPAVPGVPAFVPTSATDDEARSYFKKMEDGDEEALALWKKFRDLSIVKYKDTYKRLNIEYDSYSGESQVSKEVMQKATKLFEEKNLLTEDKGAKLIDLTPYNKKLGKAIVQKKDGTSLYLTRDVGAAMDRYEKYKFDKMIYVIASQQDLHTAQFFKILDLMGFEWASRLQHVNFGMVQGMSTRKGTVVFLDNILEETKDAMHDVMKKNEAKYSQVENPDEIADLVGIAAVMIQDMQAKRINNYAFNWSRMLSFEGDTGAYLQYAHSRLCSIERNAESLVDLSTLHEADFSLLKEPIAEELVRILAQYPDILLASLRSLEPSTVVTYLFKLTHCVSSCYDILWVAGQTPELAKARLALYSSARRVLSNGMELLNLTPVKRM, encoded by the coding sequence ATGTCTGAACTCCACACTCTTACCGAGCGATTGAATAGCTTGGGCCTAGGCAGTGCTCTCACACCTTTCCCTGGCTCGGATCCTGTTAATAATCCCTTCGATCTCTTTCGTTCTTACATCTCGGAAGAGCTTTCCAAGATAACTGGTGTGTCCCGTGATTTGGTCTATCCTGCTTTGGAGTGGACTAATACCCCAGACCGCGGTGATTTAGTTATTCCTATTCCCCGTTTGAGAGTTAAAGGCACTCCACCAATTGAATTGGCAAAGAAATGGGCTGCTGAGTTTCCTGAGAACAGCTATTTGAAGGCTGTTGTAGCTAATGGCCCTTTCATTCAGTTCTTTTTCAACCCTAGCGTTTTATTCAATCTTGTTTTAAAAGATATTTTGACATTGAATGACGACTTTGGAAATAGTACCATTGGAAAGGGTAAGAGAACGGTAGTTGAATTTAGCTCCCCCAATATTGCCAAACCTTTTCACGCTGGTCATTTGAGAAGCACAATTATTGGAGGTTTTATTTCCAATTTGCATGAAAAATTGGGCTACGAAGTTATTCGTTTGAACTATTTGGGTGATTGGGGAAAACAGTTCGGCATTTTAGCTGTTGGTTTCAAGCGCTACGGCTCTGAGCAAGAATTGGAGTCTAACCCAATCAACCATCTTTTCAACGTGTATGTTCGAATTAATAAGGATATTGAAGCAGAAAAGGAAGCATCGACCAATGCCTATTATGAAGATCACCCTAATGAAAAGCCACAAGAGAAAGTTGAAGTCGAGGAAAAGAAACCCCAGGAGATTAAGAAGGGTGACAAAAAACCTGAATTGGCCACCCCTGCGGTCCCTGGAGTTCCAGCATTTGTTCCTACTTCTGCAACTGACGATGAGGCTCGATCTTATTTTAAGAAGATGGAGGATGGTGATGAGGAAGCCCTTGCACTTTGGAAAAAGTTCCGTGATCTTTCTATTGTCAAGTACAAGGACACTTATAAGCGTCTCAATATTGAATATGACTCTTATTCAGGTGAATCGCAAGTTTCCAAGGAGGTAATGCAGAAGGCTACTAAACTTTTTGAGGAAAAGAATCTGTTAACTGAAGATAAGGGTGCTAAATTAATTGACTTGACACCGTATAATAAAAAGCTTGGCAAGGCAATtgttcaaaagaaagatgGAACTAGTCTGTATTTGACCCGTGatgttggtgctgctatgGACAGATATGAAAAGTATAAGTTCGATAAGATGATTTATGTTATTGCCTCGCAACAAGATCTTCATACTGCCCAATTCTTTAAAATCCTTGATCTCATGGGATTTGAATGGGCTAGTAGATTGCAACATGTCAACTTTGGTATGGTTCAGGGCATGTCTACACGTAAAGGAACAGTTGTTTTCCTTGACAACATCCTGGAAGAGACGAAGGATGCCATGCACGATgttatgaagaagaatgaGGCCAAGTATTCTCAAGTGGAGAACCCTGACGAAATCGCTGATCTTGTAggaattgctgctgttatgATCCAAGATATGCAAGCTAAACGTATAAACAACTATGCTTTCAACTGGTCTAGAATGCTTTCATTCGAAGGTGATACTGGTGCTTATTTGCAGTATGCTCACTCGCGTCTCTGTTCCATTGAACGTAACGCAGAGTCGCTCGTGGATTTGAGCACTTTACATGAGGCAGATTTTTCGTTGTTGAAGGAACCTATTGCAGAAGAATTAGTCCGTATATTGGCACAATATCCGGATATTTTACTTGCTTCTCTTCGTTCTTTAGAGCCTTCAACTGTGGTAACCTATTTATTCAAGCTGACACACTGTGTCTCTTCTTGCTATGACATCTTGTGGGTCGCTGGTCAAACACCTGAACTTGCGAAAGCTCGTTTGGCTCTTTATAGCAGTGCTAGACGCGTTCTTAGCAACGGTATGGAGTTATTGAATTTAACTCCTGTCAAACGTATGTAA
- the PUT4 gene encoding proline permease PUT4 (Proline permease; required for high-affinity transport of proline; also transports the toxic proline analog azetidine-2-carboxylate (AzC); PUT4 transcription is repressed in ammonia-grown cells; GO_component: GO:0016021 - integral component of membrane [Evidence IEA,IEA]; GO_component: GO:0016021 - integral component of membrane [Evidence ISM] [PMID 12192589]; GO_component: GO:0016020 - membrane [Evidence IEA,IEA,IEA]; GO_component: GO:0005886 - plasma membrane [Evidence ISS] [PMID 10654085]; GO_function: GO:0015193 - L-proline transmembrane transporter activity [Evidence IGI] [PMID 14968425]; GO_function: GO:0015193 - L-proline transmembrane transporter activity [Evidence IMP] [PMID 3552672]; GO_function: GO:0015171 - amino acid transmembrane transporter activity [Evidence IEA]; GO_function: GO:0015175 - neutral amino acid transmembrane transporter activity [Evidence IDA] [PMID 10654085]; GO_process: GO:0003333 - amino acid transmembrane transport [Evidence IEA]; GO_process: GO:0006865 - amino acid transport [Evidence IEA,IEA]; GO_process: GO:0015812 - gamma-aminobutyric acid transport [Evidence IDA,IGI] [PMID 8455553]; GO_process: GO:0015804 - neutral amino acid transport [Evidence IDA] [PMID 10654085]; GO_process: GO:0015824 - proline transport [Evidence IDA] [PMID 10654085]; GO_process: GO:0055085 - transmembrane transport [Evidence IEA]; GO_process: GO:0006810 - transport [Evidence IEA,IEA]), translating into MKNTENKVATFEYNVGIEEGSVEVVEVFKEEQRLEKRLEQRHIQMIALVGVIGTGLFLSSGSSLQKAGPLGMLLSYLTIAIIVSLNQLAMAETAALMPSTASSIRQAQHFIDPAMSFAYGWLQMWSIIVPSELVATAVIVSYWTDLSSGIWLTVFIVLSVLSNCWSVRVYGELEFFFAILKILLILGLILAGLVLDLGGVPGQPRLGFHYWKDPGVFASFMKPGSAGKAIGFFSVLNSAVYSFGGVQNIAYLSGETKNPRRNIPKAAKRILYRVVSFYMITLFIMSLIVPYNDPRISNGSGNASGSPFVVAFEQAGIKALPSIVNAIVLTSAWSAANTGLVAGSRTLFSLANNGQAPKIFLRTNKRGLPWVGTIVTALFMPLSYMTLGSSSSIVFGYLVNVTSSILLINWILISAIHYRLNRALEVQGYSRSDLPFHIRGGKALGLISGISSSLLLLIGGFTIFIKWDTADFVSAYVTIPLFVGFFTFWKLFKKTKWIRYEDIDLKSLFQDVELNPEPPEEPLRGWKRLQFLWA; encoded by the coding sequence ATGAAGAACACAGAAAATAAAGTCGCTACTTTTGAGTACAATGTTGGTATTGAAGAAGGTTCTGTCGAAGTTGTGGAGGTCTTCAAGGAAGAACAACGTCTTGAGAAGCGCCTAGAGCAACGTCATATACAGATGATTGCTCTGGTAGGAGTTATTGGAACAGGCCTCTTCCTATCAAGTGGATCTTCTTTACAGAAGGCAGGTCCTCTTGGAATGCTTCTGTCATACTTGACGATAGCTATAATAGTCTCATTGAACCAACTAGCAATGGCAGAAACGGCTGCTTTAATGCCATCTACTGCTAGCAGCATACGACAAGCGCAGCACTTTATTGATCCAGCAATGTCGTTTGCCTATGGATGGCTGCAAATGTGGTCTATAATTGTACCTTCAGAACTTGTCGCCACCGCCGTAATTGTAAGCTACTGGACCGACCTGAGTTCAGGAATATGGTTGACGGTCTTCATAGTTCTTTCAGTATTGTCCAACTGTTGGTCAGTTAGAGTCTATGGTGAGCTGGAATTCTTTTTTGCCATTTTAAAAATTCTGCTCATTTTGGGATTGATTTTAGCAGGATTGGTACTAGATTTGGGAGGTGTACCTGGACAGCCTCGATTGGGGTTTCATTACTGGAAGGACCCGGGGGtttttgcttctttcaTGAAGCCAGGAAGTGCTGGCAAAGCCATTGGATTCTTTAGCGTACTCAACAGTGCTGTATACTCTTTTGGCGGCGTCCAAAATATTGCGTACTTGAGTGGAGAAACCAAAAATCCTAGACGTAATATTCCTAAGGCAGCCAAACGTATTTTATACAGAGTGGTTTCCTTTTATATGATTACGCTTTTCATAATGTCTCTGATAGTCCCTTACAACGATCCAAGAATTTCAAACGGCTCAGGAAATGCCTCTGGAAGTCCTTTTGTAGTTGCGTTCGAACAAGCCGGAATCAAGGCTTTGCCCAGTATCGTCAATGCAATTGTCCTCACGTCAGCCTGGTCAGCAGCAAATACTGGTTTAGTTGCAGGATCCAGAACTCTATTCTCTTTGGCAAACAACGGGCAAGCGCCAAAGATATTTTTGAGGACAAATAAGAGAGGATTGCCTTGGGTTGGAACAATTGTCACCGCATTGTTTATGCCACTTTCATATATGACGCTAGGGAGCTCATCATCGATAGTATTTGGCTATTTGGTGAACGTAACTTCATCGATATTGCTGATTAACTGGATTCTGATCAGCGCTATTCACTATAGGCTAAATCGTGCACTCGAAGTTCAAGGCTATTCTCGGTCAGACCTACCATTTCACATCAGAGGGGGAAAAGCTCTAGGTTTGATCTCGGGTATTagttcttctcttcttttgctaATTGGAGGTTTCACTATTTTCATAAAATGGGACACTGCAGACTTTGTCAGCGCATATGTAACTATTCCCTTATTTGTTGGCTTTTTTACGTTTTGGAAGCTcttcaagaaaacaaaatggatcagatatgaagatattgatcTCAAATCCCTGTTTCAGGATGTTGAGCTGAATCCAGAGCCTCCAGAGGAGCCATTAAGGGGTTGGAAGAGGCTGCAATTCTTATGGGCCTAA
- the SEN2 gene encoding Sen2p (Subunit of the tRNA splicing endonuclease; tRNA splicing endonuclease is composed of Sen2p, Sen15p, Sen34p, and Sen54p; Sen2p contains the active site for tRNA 5' splice site cleavage and has similarity to Sen34p and to Archaeal tRNA splicing endonuclease; GO_component: GO:0012505 - endomembrane system [Evidence IEA]; GO_component: GO:0016020 - membrane [Evidence IEA]; GO_component: GO:0005741 - mitochondrial outer membrane [Evidence IEA,IEA]; GO_component: GO:0005741 - mitochondrial outer membrane [Evidence IDA,IMP] [PMID 12925762]; GO_component: GO:0005741 - mitochondrial outer membrane [Evidence IDA] [PMID 16407407]; GO_component: GO:0005739 - mitochondrion [Evidence IEA]; GO_component: GO:0005739 - mitochondrion [Evidence IDA] [PMID 16823961]; GO_component: GO:0005634 - nucleus [Evidence IEA,IEA]; GO_component: GO:0000214 - tRNA-intron endonuclease complex [Evidence IEA]; GO_component: GO:0000214 - tRNA-intron endonuclease complex [Evidence IDA] [PMID 9200603]; GO_function: GO:0016829 - lyase activity [Evidence IEA]; GO_function: GO:0004518 - nuclease activity [Evidence IEA]; GO_function: GO:0003676 - nucleic acid binding [Evidence IEA]; GO_function: GO:0000213 - tRNA-intron endonuclease activity [Evidence IEA]; GO_function: GO:0000213 - tRNA-intron endonuclease activity [Evidence IMP] [PMID 2182322]; GO_function: GO:0000213 - tRNA-intron endonuclease activity [Evidence IDA] [PMID 9200603]; GO_process: GO:0090501 - RNA phosphodiester bond hydrolysis [Evidence IEA]; GO_process: GO:0090502 - RNA phosphodiester bond hydrolysis, endonucleolytic [Evidence IEA]; GO_process: GO:0090305 - nucleic acid phosphodiester bond hydrolysis [Evidence IEA]; GO_process: GO:0008033 - tRNA processing [Evidence IEA]; GO_process: GO:0006388 - tRNA splicing, via endonucleolytic cleavage and ligation [Evidence IEA]; GO_process: GO:0000379 - tRNA-type intron splice site recognition and cleavage [Evidence IMP] [PMID 2182322]; GO_process: GO:0000379 - tRNA-type intron splice site recognition and cleavage [Evidence IDA] [PMID 9200603]) yields MKKSLNQLYGSPLPLVVRPLPPIIPHNPLSWIFWLWEYWFPEPEYNLYDGILHALVLPSETTFYVRIDNGSDINSLWSMGFFGKGTLSRSEPSWYTRTARRLGLQGGEQMTSEEVTAARREERKKFKMMRAQAEAEELARRKKLDEMKEVWAGQDSDSVSTLVDEESKLTSTGVASEAGDSKHELTRTLEESQPAQAAAVLVESSASPEVSGNHATVIRFEDQSIIDSNNKLIQQEYLQLMPQEAFFLSYGLGVLRITDHVTGKPLTSEELLTRFVSANPRFLSQYAVYHHYRSLGWCVRSGVKFGSELLLYKRGPPFSHAEFCIRILTSPGDEQHDWWWNTSIGRVVGGVKKGLVFCYVQGNDTENTAKILDASEGYSIKDILGSYQIREVVYRRWIATRNRD; encoded by the coding sequence ATGAAAAAGAGCCTTAACCAATTATATGGCTCTCCGCTGCCCTTAGTTGTGCGGCCATTGCCCCCGATAATTCCGCATAACCCGCTATCGTGGATCTTTTGGCTATGGGAATACTGGTTTCCTGAACCTGAGTACAATCTGTACGACGGTATACTTCATGCTTTGGTATTACCCTCGGAGACAACATTTTACGTTCGAATTGATAATGGGAGCGATATCAATAGTCTGTGGTCGATGGGGTTTTTTGGGAAAGGTACTTTGAGCCGTAGTGAACCTAGCTGGTACACTCGTACTGCTCGAAGACTGGGTCTACAAGGAGGAGAGCAGATGACCTCAGAGGAGGTCACGGCTGCGAGACGAGAGGAGCGTAAAAAATTCAAGATGATGCGTGCTCAGgctgaagcagaagaatTAGCACGAAGAAAAAAGCTGGATGAAATGAAGGAAGTTTGGGCAGGACAAGACTCTGATTCAGTCTCTACTCTGGTAGATGAGGAATCAAAGTTGACTTCGACTGGAGTGGCGAGTGAGGCTGGAGATTCAAAGCATGAATTGACTCGTACTCTGGAAGAAAGTCAGCCCGCTCAAGCTGCTGCGGTACTAGTTGAGTCATCGGCATCGCCTGAGGTCTCTGGGAACCATGCAACTGTGATTCGCTTTGAAGATCAGTCGATCATCGATTCGAATAATAAGCTCATCCAACAGGAATATCTTCAACTTATGCCTCAAGAGGCATTCTTTTTGAGTTATGGTCTTGGTGTTTTGCGAATTACTGATCATGTTACAGGGAAACCTTTGACATCTGAAGAGCTGTTGACTAGATTTGTGTCTGCTAACCCTCGATTCTTGTCTCAGTATGCCGTATACCACCATTATCGTTCTCTCGGTTGGTGTGTTCGATCAGGGGTAAAATTTGGATCTGAGTTACTATTATATAAACGTGGACCACCATTTTCTCATGCTGAATTTTGTATCCGGATTCTCACCTCTCCTGGTGACGAACAGCATGATTGGTGGTGGAATACGAGTATAGGTAGAGTCGTGGGGGGTGTTAAAAAGGGCTTGGTTTTCTGCTATGTGCAAGGCAATGATACTGAAAACACAGCGAAAATTTTGGATGCCTCGGAAGGGTATAGCATCAAGGACATTCTGGGGTCTTATCAAATCCGCGAAGTCGTGTATAGAAGATGGATTGCAACGCGAAATAGAGATTGA